The window ATATGGTTAGATAATAAACACTGTATCTGCAAATgtttcacaaaagaaaaaaataattaaaactgaAAGTCAACTCTATAAAAATGTGAtacttgcaaaacaaaaaaactacaaaacaaaacaaaagaaccaaccaaaaaaagattttaaaaaagacaaacacaATGTAAAACTTAAAGAATGCTCAGCTGCAgaacaaaaaagcaaagcagcaaacTCCTATGGGTCATTAGCTATGCAAATCACTGACAGAAATCCAACTCAGGTGAACCAGCAAAAACTCTGCAGCTGAatctttaattatatttttttcatgcatGTCAACACTCTTCAGAACTTACCATTTGTATAGTTAGACTTTAAAAAGCCTGAAATCACAAATGACCCGAGCCAATTTAAGGCATTTGATGGGTTCAAAATTTATATTAgaatttttattagaaaacatGGGATAGGATTCATAAGCTTTCACTAGAGGAACAATGTTCACTGGCAAGTTGTTCTTCAGGAATATTTGTTTAATgataaaggggggaaaaaatccttcatTATGCAAGCACAGAGAAACAGTTTGGAAGCAGAATGGTTGCACAAATCAGAAACTGTACTGCATCATCCTGGTGCTGCTGTAGTGACCATCAGTATTCTGTAAAGCACTGGATGCATTTCTGAACTGAAACTCCCAGATGATTTCCTGGAATTTTAGTATGACTTAGGAGAAAGCAAGTTTAGTTTTCCATGGTTCTGACATTGTTTAGTCTTCCTGTAATGGCTCTAACACAAACAGGCTCAGAACAGAAACAATGACAGAAATAAGGTACACTTCAGCATAATGTAGTGTATGTGTGTTCTCACTAGAGAATAAAGGCACAGAACTAAATTTTCATTAGGTTAACAGCTTTAACAATTAAGGTAACTGGAAAATTACTTGAACAGTACATGAACAGTTTTTACTGAACTAAAAGGAAGGAGAACACAATCCCTCCCATCTCAGGAAATACCAAAATATTTGACTTTGTTGTTTGTTCCAACTCCTGCACAGACAATACATATCTTAAACAGTGGGTCTGGACTGACTAGTCAAATTGCAAAGTACAGCTCCAAAATAAGGATTCCAAGCATCCAGTTAACAACACACAGTGCATCCAAGACTTGGCTCCACCAGGCCAAATCTGTAATCATGACTGCCTACCTTATGCCTTGTTCTTTGAGGATTCTTTCTCTTCAAATCAAATATTCCCTGAATCAAGCATACCAGAAGAAATCAGAATTGCTTTGCTGGTCAACTAAGTGTTGTGCCAGGAAAGCACAAACATGGCAATCTTCCACTCCTATGTATTATTCTCAGCAGTAGACATGAAAATAGAACAGGGCACAAAGCACATACACAGTAATGAACAAGCAGTGGCACCAACACTGCTCAGATCTTCTTCCATCTCAGGCAGTCTCATAGGGTTCCccaaaaggtttttttccctaagaaagTGACAACACTTTGAAGGCTGTGAATTACAGAAAATTGCTGCCTGTAATTTTTTAGTACTCATTAAAAAGTTTTCCAGAGCATTCTGCTTTGCCCCTCTGCAGGGATACCCTTTGTTACACAACTTGCAGTGCAGCCAGACCTAGCTGCTCTACCTAGATTAGCTGAATATTCCCTCTTCACCAGccaaggagaaagaaaactaaACACCAATGAACATGTGCACATCTATTACATTTTTCCACAGTTGGTGATTTTATTCAGAGGTTTGGTCTTACCAGACTTTCTGCAgtgtgttttccttttgaattaGTCTATTTTCATccattaaaaacacattttcctcACACATAAATATAATTATTCAAAGTTTTCCATATCTTATTGCAACTCCTGATTTTACTATACAGCCTACAAGTTGTTAACATATTGCATCACCaaataagattttaaattaacagttattttttaaaatgtatttcatttaaCTCTCATGAGTGCTTTTCTCATTAGCTCCCATGTAGCCCTGCAAGGTcataaggagggaaaaaaagtggtTGATCATCAGATTTTTATGGTAAAACTCAAGTTCCATGCAGCTAAATTAGCATCAAATTCTAATATAAAcagaaggattaaaaaaaaaaatcccttactCTCTTAGTGGAGCTACATTTTTGCTAGCTATTTAGCCACAGATGTTCACACctatatacatatttaaaatactatATTGAGCTTTCTAAAGGCCATATTATATAAAGCTATAAAGATCAGATCCCCAAATGATGATACATGGAATTTAGGAATTTACATTCAAAACTGAGCTCCCTTTACTTGGCTGTTGCCTTCCTCTACTCCAGACAATTTCACTATTAAAGATCCAGAGATCCCTGTAACACTGGCTTTTTTCATCTGCATAGTTCTTTAGAAAATGATGAAATACAAACCTTGCTCGTATTTAAAGCTGATCACAACACGGagtttacatatttttcttatCTCCTTTTCAAAACTAGATCTGCCACATGCAAAATACATAGTTTTAGCATGTCTGTAGCATCAGTCTCAACTCCCACTGCagtgaaaaatgtgtaaaaatgAAAGACAGAAGTAGGCTTCTCTTCAGCTAGGTGCCTGCTTTACACAGAAGTTTAGAGCAGAGCCTGATGTGTATCTCTGGATCTCCCTGTTCCAGCCACAGATACTCTCTCCATCCTCACCACTGCATTTGCAGATAACCTTTCATCTTCAAACCACAAGTCATAGCAGTCACACCATTTCACTCAATTCCTTTCCATGTGAGCTAAAAGGATTAGCTGCACCCACCTTCAGCAGCCACCAAACTGGCCTGGCCCATCCCAGCAGATTAGGGAGCACTTCCACAATGCCTCCCTCCCAGTGACAGTGTTCTGTCAACATTTCCTGCCAGGAAAGGTGGCACAACAAACAGCCAGTACCTTCAACTCAGAGAGGTTTACAAGATAAGCATCTTGTCCACAGCTTAAATGACACCTCAGGGATGAAAGGTCTCATTCAGGATGTGCAGCATAGCCCAGAGTTACACCACCTCCCCAGCACAATTCAGAGCTGCACCTTTCACAAGCAACTCTCCCCAGAGCAGTCTGGAGACCTGCAGATAGGAAATTCCTACAACAGCAGAGATGGGCTGAGTCTCTTCACACAGTGAAAGGAAACAAATCAAATACTaaattttcttcatctttatGTCTTTAGGTGTCTTTACACCTAACAAAATGTGGAGTTCCATTAAAAGAGCTGAGGACATAACattctaaaacattttttaccTATTACCAAAGAGCTAGAAAAATGTACAATGTGGCATTAACCTAGTGAAGCCTATTAAATTTCCAAAGCAGATGAACAATCATTGTAGACTTTTTGACTTTCCAACCAGCAGAAAACattcaaaaccaggaaaagaaCTGGTGCTGGAAGATTTAATTTAGAATGAAATAAGGATTACTTTCATAAGGCATGAAATACAGACCACAGTTCTGCCTCAGTTTTCAGTAGCAACGGTGACTCtgagcataagcaaagacaAAACAGCAAAGTAAAAGAAATGTGTATGAgtaaaaattaacaaaacaaaacttgcAAAAATTACCATACTAGCTTTGAGATCAAACAATTTTCATCTTAATGCAAGAACAGTTTGCCCAAATCACATCCTTAATCAGATTCTGTTGTTATAAACTAGGGGTGAATCAGGTGAGGGTGAGAGACTCTACCATGAGACACCACCAAGTGAAAAGCCATGCTTACAGCAAATGTTATATAAATAGGTGATAAGTATTAATGTCAAAGTAAGCTTTCATTACTGTGTGCAGTCCTGGTGGTTTAATACCAATAAGTACAAAGACTAGCTCAAGAGGAAAGCACTGGTATGATGAGAGCTTCGTGGTGTGATGAGAGCTTAGAAGGTACACACAAGGAAGAGAACTGCTTAAACTGAAGGACTGCTAATCATTGGAATGGGATGCTTCCACTAGGGCAGATGAGAATAAACACCTTGTGTAGCTTTCTCTTGCTCTTTGATCAGGTCAGCAACCTTGAACCAGACCTTTATCACTTGAGGAGTTGCCTGGAGAATGTCATTTTTTTGGGCGTGAGAGAACAAGATGCTTCTTGTTCCATACTTCAAAGGGATTCTATAGCAACTGTCTCAATAAACTGAATGGGAAAACAAAGTGTAAATTTAATAAGGTACACTAAAACTTGTAGTGTAAAATACCATGTACTGCTAATTAAGTATGACTTGTGGCAGGAAAAAAACTAGTAACAATTTATAGCTGCTTCATCATTTCAGTATCTATCATCATATCTGGCATCACAACGTTTTATAGGTGATACTGCATTATCAGGGCTTAGACATGCTCCCTTTCCCTAAGGAGCTAGTTGCTTTGTCCTGCACATGACAGAgacacaaaaaagaaatatgagGATCAAAACATGGTGCTTTTCCTTTTAGAATTGCTTTCATCTAATCATATTTCCATGCAAAATGTTCCCTATTTTTAATACTGTCATTTGCAAGTCTTTTACTGTTATAGATTAAACCATCCAGCAATTTCACTTTCAGTCACTGATTACTGTCTTTCCCCCCACAGAAATTTAATTCCGTGGAAGAGATCATTGACTTCTACAGATCCGTTCCCATAACGCTCATTGACGGAAAGGATCAGTCAGGAAACCACAGAGAACAATGCTACCTCACACATCCATTCAAGGCCTGCTGATATGGACAGTGCTACCTCACACATCCAGTCAAGGCAGGCTGACCTTTGCTGCCTCATTGTCACTGATTCATCCCTACAGATATAAAGAGAACACTTCTTGAAACGTCTCAAAAATCAGATTCGCCTCTTGAGCAAGGAGCTCCCAATACTATAATGAAGCATTCTATAGATCTACTCCATTTTTTGATTGTTGCATTTTCACTCTGAGGATACAAGTAAAGAATATGTTAACATATTAATTCATAGGAAGGCACTGAATCCAAGTCCTGATATCTTGACAACGACTGACCAATTTGCTTATCTTGCACTCTATCTTCTAACTTCAAGTGAAAATGAAACTTGCCCTTGCTTACCTAAATGTCACTTAAACTCTGCTAAGTAGCAAAACTTAATAAAGTATACCACTGtcattaaataaatattcttgcttttaaaaatacacatgaAACACTGCATGTCACAGTCTAACAGTTAAGACAGTTCTCACTGTCTAACAATTTCATGTGGTGTGCATATGTTTGCTCAACAACaagctgtgctcagctgccaCTGAAGTTAGTGTCAGTTGATGCTTATAGGCACTGGAGATTTTAAAGCTAGCTGTAATTATGTAAATTCTATTATTCAATGAGCACTTACTCTTCAGCTTAAGTAGCAGATACTTGTATGCCATACCTGAACCTTCAAACGCTTATATAGTAGGACCATTATGCAAAGTCACTTTGAATTCATACCAAATGCAAATGTAGAGATAAAAATCTTAAGTAGAAAGAGTAGATGTACCTCAAAATCAGCAAGAAATGTGCTCTACTGTGTATGAGCAAAGAACATGAGAATGTgattatttttccagaaaaaaacacagaaatatttattcataCAATTTGAGTTTTGGAAGCCTAACTAAATTCTGTATGTATATGAAGGCAAACTACAATTCCATATGTACATGAAGGGATATTTCTGCACTGCATCGATAACCTTCCTAACCACACTAGAAGTCTGACTAGGTTATTGTAATATACCAAAAAAGGTATATTATAATAACCTAGTTATTTTAGAACCTCAGTTACTTTATCCTTATAGAACAGGAACAAGAAGAACAAAACCACTCAAGCCCAAAACCACAACATTCCAACCCAATTTATGACGTACTGTGTAGTGGTACAAACTAGCTCTAAAAAAATTCAGCAGTTGactgttattttctttcaacCTTTTTATTTCTCAATGCTGAgtcaaaagggaagaaaacatcCACTGTAAATTATTTCTCTCAAACTGATGACACTGTTAAACTTGAAGGGAATTATTATGACATAATTTTATCTAATAAAAGTAACAAAACAGAAGCTGCTAAAATAGAGTTTAGCAGAGTTCATAACAAAAAGCATGACATAATCTGCTTTAAGAATTTCAAACCACAATACAATTTAACTTACAAAAGGTTTTCAtgttgaaacaaaaaaaaaatcaaaattaaaaacataaaaacccCAAGGTTTAACAATTTAGATAACAGATTATGGCAGTGACGTACAGAGCTTTGCAGATGTTCACTAAAGTAAACAGTAAACTTGCTTACAGAAGACAAGCATTACTAGTGTACTTAAACCACCCAGAATCCACAAAGCTGAGCAGCAACACtttctccatttcccccagTACAGCTTTCATGAGTAATGTTCTGATTTTGCCAGTGACAACTCTTGCAAAGCAAATTCAAAACTTTTTATTTAGTAGCTtctacagaaacaaaattaattcaaCCAGCAACCTGTATTGAAGGAATTAAAACAAAGGAGGAATGCTAACCATGGGGTTTTTCGTGTTAACCATTTCAGTATTCATTTTATATGTTATgctataattttaaaatggaaactaTTCTCACCATTGAAAATGCAAATAGCACTGTTAGGTTTGGCATCAAAGCGTAtgaagtgggggaaaaaaaccctctagtGTACCCatctaaaaaaatataattccaTTTGAATACAAAATGAGAACTGTCATTTCCTTATTATtgacaaaacaggaaaaacaaagtttGTTCTGTGGAATAGTTTAGTCTGATACAAATGATACAAAAATTTTCCATGTGTACACGATGAAAAGATCTGACTTAAAGCACCAGCTATCGGAAGGATTTCAACACTGTATTGCAGAATTATGGGAAAGCAATAAGTGGTTTTGCAAGTAAACCTCAGTCAGatgtagttttaaaatatttacattctaATGTAGAtatgataaatattttatcaaaaCAATGTATAATCTGCTGGagtatataaaaaaatattcccagcTAAACTGTTTACAAAAATGCACCATCAGTGAAAAGAGTTAGGGACTACCAGTTTACCAGAGAAGCCCCAGTTCAAACATAGAACACACATCCAGCATTAGAGTCAGTActgattttcatatttttaaaactgtaacACATTATTTTAATTGTAAGTATGTGCTTCGATAAACTTCATTCTAAAATGATTTAAAATTGACAAGATGAAGAGAAACATCCACAGCTCACATACAAAAACAGTAACTTCAGTGTCATCCATCCCTCTTTTTTACTAAAAAGCTGTCATTTGGCCCTGATTTAGAGAAGTGTTTAAGCAACTGAGCAATGTTTACACTGCACTGAAGTCAGTACGCATCAGACATAATCTGTAACTAGGCACATGCTTGTATGAATTTGAGGcctacaaaaaataaattgtacCAACATCTAAATTCTTAAATACGATGAAAGATTGCACTGAAAATCTGGTTCAACACTGTCATGTAAAAGCTGTGCAACGTGGCTTTTCAGTTTGAAAAGTCTTCAACAAGTTCCCTAGTAAATAACCTCACCAACTAGAGTGCTAACCAAATACCGAGACTGTAAATGCTTCTATCACACACGAGGTGGTACAGAGTTTATGTTTGGCTAACACTATTTTAGAACAGCCCTGAGGCCATTTAGAGAAGCGCTTTTCACTATCAGCCCAAGCCTGAAGGTATCTCTGGCTTGATGGCACAGAATCCTCAGTGTTTTGCTCCCTTGCATCTACACAATACAGTCTAGGTAAAGACTCAGTactaaacaaaattaaatttctttgtgCTATCAGACCTAGCAGGAGTAACTGATTCCATAGATTTTTTCATTTACACCCTTGTACCGCCTCTGAAGTCAGCAGAAgtgtttttatttcactgaaacaTGGCACTtgcatttaaattttactttttatgtgTAGTGCTTAATTTGCCACTAAAACCTATGACTTACACTTGCTGTCCATGGAGGACCAAAAGTGCTTTTCCATACAGATGTGCTCGATCTCTGAAACACCATGCTGTAATAAAGAAAACTAAATCCTGTTAAATTTACAAAGATCTCATCATCTAAGATTTTAATCCATACAGACCCAGCACAAACCACGTACAGCACAGTATCCTAAGGTAACTAGAAAGATGTTTGCATAGCAAATCTTCTTCAAATTTCTCCTATGGAACAGATGAAGCTGACCTCCAATACAAATTTCAATCACAAGAGTGCAAAGTGGTGCTTAATCCTCACTATCAGCTTCTCTAGCTCTCTGTACCTCTACTCTCTTCTTCACTTTGCTAACAGCAGAGGACTTTTGGCAAAATAAAGCAGTTATTTCCATCCTCCATTTCAAGCAAGTTAGTGTCACTCATTAAAAGCAAGACGGGAAACTTCCCCTAGGCTCTCATTTAACGTTTTTTTGCTTGAAGAGAAAGAACATCCCAGCCCTTGGTTGCCTCTATTAAGTGTCTCTGTCCATGACTTATCCATTCTTCTTGGTCCATATATACTCTCCCACAAAACCAACACTTAAAGAGACACCGAAGTGCTTCAGCTGGCGAAGTTTCCACGACTTGGTAATTGTTTTTGTGGGTCTTTTTTAGCTTCATTTTTAGCATACTCCGCttttttgcttggtttcctGTCTCAGCATTCTGAAGAGTAAGACGCTTTCGATAACGTTTGACACCAAGACAACTACTTGTCCTTTCTGACAGAACTACTTTCAGAACTTGACCTTTATACTTGTTGATAGTCTTCATGACATTAATTATCTCTGGTGAATCAACATCAGGATGGTTTAATACCACAACTGGCTGATTACGACGAGGGCATTTTATCAACTGATTcattttcagaggaagaagtCGAAGACGTCTTGCTGTCAACAGGTATGACATATCAGAACTTGAAGTGGTTTCCGACTGAGCTCTTGTTTTCCTCTTAGGAAGTTCTCTGAGGCTTGTTTGTTTTGCCTTATTTTTGGGACTTTTTGAATAGGGCTTGCTTTGCTTGCTCACATCACTGCTTTTCTGAAATGGTACACCAGTTTGCTTGCTGCTACATTTAGCACTTGCCTCTCGCTTTGGTCTTTGCCTGAGTGACACAGTTTGGGACTCAGCACTTGGTTCACTCTGATTAGGCAAACATGGGAAATTACTGCTGAATGCCTCAGAAACACTGATGGGGACTGGGCGGGGCAGAAACATTTCATTGCGATGCACAGGAGCTGATGTTTCACCCCTGTTTTCTATTCCATATGAGCTTTGACTGCTAGTAGCATTCAGCACTCTCAGCATTGTCCCTTTGGGGATAAAGACTGGGGTAGCAACATGGGAATTTTTAGTTACCCTGTTTTTAGAAGTTCTTGCAAATGTAAAGAGCTGATCTTCACTGTGTTCTTCACCACTAGTCACACTTCTTCCACCATGTGCTTCAGACAAAGTCACGGGTTGTTCCACTTCAGTGGCACAAACAGCTCCCTCACAGCTTGCTGAACTTTTTTGAGGCAAAAGCAACTTTTTACTAGAAGCCTGACATCTCAAGGGCACGGATTTCATGTTAGGTTCAGCAGCAGACATGAGCTGAGCAATCTTTCTACACAGCAATGTTGCTGACTTTTTCCTGCGTGTTGTGTCATCCCATCTGACATCCTCTGGAACATTTTCAGTCCCAGAGCTAAGAGAAAATACAGATGAAATAACAGGTCCTTCAAAAGGACTGCctttattttccatcttttgTAACTCAACTGATTCCAGAAGATGACTACTCTTTTGGCTTATGGTTTCAGTTCTCTTTACTTTGCTCAAACCAGATGTTATATCCTCAAAAGCTGGAGTTTTAGTAAGGTAAAcgttttttcctccttcagaaGATGTAATAAATTTTTTATCAAAACTTTTTCCAGCTAAATGTGCTTCAGCAGAGCTGACTGGTAGACTCCTATGTTCTTTGTCAACCTTCTTCACAGACAAGATATCCTTTTCTTTatggtcagcagaaaaattcttGCCCTCCTGAGCAGCTTCTACTGAAACATTCTTGGAACTTTTACCTTCAGAAACGGAAGCATATTTTGGACGGTATGTATCTTCACCTTCTTCATAACAATACAGATCACTATTCAAGTTATTTTTTCCATCTACTCTCCCCTTTGAGGATTTaagatcactttttttttcagcactgtTCTTCACCAGAGATTGAGAACAAAGTTCTATAACACCTGAATGGACATCAATACCTTTCACCAAATGAAAGCATAATTTTGATGTATCTTCCCTCTGTACAGATACAGAGCTATAGCCTGAGAGCTGAGAATCTGAAGAACAAAAACATTCAGAATTCTTGTCACATGTACTATCTGAATTAAGCTGGTTACTAACGCTAGATAATTTGTTTACATTCACTTCCATAGTTAGTAACTCATTTTGACACACAGATGTTTTCTTTACTTCTGCAGA is drawn from Haemorhous mexicanus isolate bHaeMex1 chromosome 4, bHaeMex1.pri, whole genome shotgun sequence and contains these coding sequences:
- the ZNF518B gene encoding zinc finger protein 518B; amino-acid sequence: MQLKKMREILPRLYSGQINDKNNSLTTSPKQSDDKTNLSKGADDQNCCYQGTEAENNKLSLISCIKCRNVQKISMQDIEKHKKLEWTEDRNFICKKCSHIKPPAFDFVPEGANAADYEKRERKSASKTQKMFKVKNFLPGKYYCDKCRFSTKDPLQYKKHVGQHEEIKFLCSHCSYVSYTKGEFQRHLVKHTGIFPYQCEYCEYGAVRHDYIVKHTRRVHETPRKRLSNTLMNHKQKKQSQSTLCKRQKYNKIPFQNELSNLPSNMVCEIPSKANKTVCPSQNVECSINTSSVQDKTILEPSELSVCENQNVEVEVYSPKTEPLQPGMPLTVIAPTELVVPSNCLAQIVELKIVNGAQQLVLKLIPMKEATYKPVNCAEEELENQGIERSAEVKKTSVCQNELLTMEVNVNKLSSVSNQLNSDSTCDKNSECFCSSDSQLSGYSSVSVQREDTSKLCFHLVKGIDVHSGVIELCSQSLVKNSAEKKSDLKSSKGRVDGKNNLNSDLYCYEEGEDTYRPKYASVSEGKSSKNVSVEAAQEGKNFSADHKEKDILSVKKVDKEHRSLPVSSAEAHLAGKSFDKKFITSSEGGKNVYLTKTPAFEDITSGLSKVKRTETISQKSSHLLESVELQKMENKGSPFEGPVISSVFSLSSGTENVPEDVRWDDTTRRKKSATLLCRKIAQLMSAAEPNMKSVPLRCQASSKKLLLPQKSSASCEGAVCATEVEQPVTLSEAHGGRSVTSGEEHSEDQLFTFARTSKNRVTKNSHVATPVFIPKGTMLRVLNATSSQSSYGIENRGETSAPVHRNEMFLPRPVPISVSEAFSSNFPCLPNQSEPSAESQTVSLRQRPKREASAKCSSKQTGVPFQKSSDVSKQSKPYSKSPKNKAKQTSLRELPKRKTRAQSETTSSSDMSYLLTARRLRLLPLKMNQLIKCPRRNQPVVVLNHPDVDSPEIINVMKTINKYKGQVLKVVLSERTSSCLGVKRYRKRLTLQNAETGNQAKKRSMLKMKLKKTHKNNYQVVETSPAEALRCLFKCWFCGRVYMDQEEWISHGQRHLIEATKGWDVLSLQAKKR